The Nocardioides ochotonae genome segment GCGAGGGTGCCGAGGTTGGCCGCGCCCGGCTTCACCAGCGGCGGGGTGAGGAAGTAGTCGCGCATCTCGCGCCCGTGCTCCTCGGAGCGGTAGAGATGGCAGTGCATGTCGATGATCCGCAGCTCGCTCATCGGACGTACTCCTTGATCGCGTCGGGGACGGCCCCGCCGCCGAAGGCGGGGCGTGCCGTGGTGTGCAGGATGCCGCCGTCGGAGACGACCGAGCTGCCGGTCATGTAGGCCGACAGGTCGGAGGCCAGGAAGAGCGCCACGCCCGCGGTCTGCTCCGGGTCGCCGAGGTCGCCCAGCGGTGTCACCGCGGCGGACCTGGCGAAGAACTCGCGCACCGACGCCGGTGCGTCCGGGTTGTTCATGTGGGCGCGGGTGCCGACGGTCCAGTGCGTGCCGGGGATCAGGCAGTTGACCCTGACGCCGTACGGCGCGAGCTCGAGCGCCGCGGTCTTGGTGAGGTGGATGACGCCCGCGTTGGCGGCACCGTAGGCGGCGATGTGGGGGGCCGCGGCGACGCCGCTGGTGGACCCGACGTTGACCACCCGGCCGCCGTGCCCGGCCCGGATCATGGCGATCGCCTCGGCCTGCACGGAGAGGAACGTGGAGTCGAGGTTGAGTGCCAGCGGGCGGCGCCACTCCTCGAGGCTCAGGTCGAGCAGGGGCTTGTTGACCCCGGCGGTGCCACCGGCGACGTTGACGGCCACCGAGAGGTCGCCGAGCGCCTCGCAGGCCGCGGCGACCATCCGCGCGGGGGCGGTGGGGTCGGTGACGTCGGCCTGCACGGCCACGGCGCGGCGGCCCCGCTCGCGTACCTCCTCGACGGTGCGCGCCGCGGCGTCCGCGTCGAGGTCGACCACCGCGACGTCGCAGCCGGCGCTGGCCAGCTGCAGCGCGGTGGCCCGGGCGATCCCGTTGCCGGCGCCGGTGACCAGCGCGACCCGGCCGCGCAGCCCGAGCAGGTCGAGGAGGTCCTCGGAGGCGCTCACGAGTCCGCTCCCTGCAGGAGCGCCTGCGGCACCGGCGGAGCGGGGTTGAACACCAGGTGGTCGGGCAGCAGCGAGGCGGTGTCGATGTCGGAGGG includes the following:
- a CDS encoding SDR family NAD(P)-dependent oxidoreductase, which encodes MSASEDLLDLLGLRGRVALVTGAGNGIARATALQLASAGCDVAVVDLDADAAARTVEEVRERGRRAVAVQADVTDPTAPARMVAAACEALGDLSVAVNVAGGTAGVNKPLLDLSLEEWRRPLALNLDSTFLSVQAEAIAMIRAGHGGRVVNVGSTSGVAAAPHIAAYGAANAGVIHLTKTAALELAPYGVRVNCLIPGTHWTVGTRAHMNNPDAPASVREFFARSAAVTPLGDLGDPEQTAGVALFLASDLSAYMTGSSVVSDGGILHTTARPAFGGGAVPDAIKEYVR